From one Populus alba chromosome 17, ASM523922v2, whole genome shotgun sequence genomic stretch:
- the LOC118036361 gene encoding auxin-responsive protein SAUR68, whose product MVSAKKLIKLARKWQKLAAIRRKRITLPQPIERTDTSSCSTSSTTQKGHFVVYSTDQKRFSLPLEYLHNNIVRELLEIAEEELGSPSDGPLTFPCDSDLMKYVVSLIENHISADLEKALLMSIARSHCSLSLDPHHEVPSHQIPICSF is encoded by the coding sequence ATGGTTAGTGCCAAGAAGCTCATCAAATTGGCAAGGAAGTGGCAGAAGCTGGCTGCTATCAGGAGAAAAAGGATCACACTGCCGCAACCCATTGAGAGAACTGATACAAGCAGTTGCAGCACGTCGTCAACAACTCAGAAAGGCCACTTTGTAGTTTACTCCACCGATCAGAAGCGGTTTTCGCTTCCTTTAGAATATCTTCACAATAATATTGTGAGAGAGCTACTCGAAATTGCAGAAGAAGAACTTGGATCACCTAGCGATGGGCCTCTAACATTTCCATGTGATTCAGATCTTATGAAATATGTAGTTTCTTTGATAGAAAACCATATTTCTGCAGATTTAGAGAAAGCACTGTTGATGTCCATAGCCAGGAGTCACTGCTCATTGTCTTTGGATCCCCATCATGAAGTTCCAAGTCACCAAATACCAATTTGCAGCTTCTGA
- the LOC118036364 gene encoding uncharacterized protein isoform X1, with protein MNKIDNFYFLLLSVPSLPTIFFMGSGLEGLILLYWTINCYQELNARVHYLYIWQLFSEFLKKMAIFRFWEVTNFLIFNQLSRNWFIPGEASLKRTHIQKLICEIIEDHSCTQSSDPNEQETGVEFLEEVCSAVSGPDTDMEIQISLTAKSPISVAQRRRLEELGLNSRDLLKPGTSARFFSNGNCWQTGTLHWRTCMSPVEVIILSQEAEETGERISDSSPDTEDDQLPAGLAMEFPSTSLSLKDLRSLGSSRNQKYMQLEEPYDDSSSEASTSRSPKSSEIGEVGVDEDRLHSQFEGLDHQKHTDCHELSSKSTEPEVFVEDSPEGNCMHNDHVTNDSPSSFHNTGNCNKLGASVDAMNTAENFLRGVQKHVIDLTSDEHTAERTKHTSDGI; from the exons ATGAATAAAATTGACAACTTCTATTTTCTCTTGCTTTCTGTTCCCTCTCTCCCTACAATTTTCTTTATGGGATCAGGACTAGAGGGCCTCATCCTGCTATACTGGACCATAAATTGTTATCAGGAATTGAATGCTCGTGTCCATTATCTTTATATTTGGCAATTGTTttctgaatttttgaaaaaaatggcaATTTTCAGATTTTGGGAAGTtacaaattttttaatctttaaccaGCTTAGTAGAAATTGGTTTATACCTGGGGAGGCCTCACTGAAAAGGACACACATCCAGAAATTGATCTGTGAAATCATTGAAGATCATTCTTGTACTCAATCTTCTGATCCAAATGAGCAAGAAACTGGAGTTGAGTTCCTTGAGGAGGTATGCAGTGCAGTATCTGGTCCTGATACTGATATGGAGATTCAGATTTCACTCACAGCAAAATCTCCAATCAGTGTTGCACAGCGACGAAGACTTGAAGAACTAGGGTTGAATTCCAGGGATTTGCTCAAACCAGGAACTAGTGCAAGGTTTTTTTCCAATGGAAATTGCTGGCAGACAGGAACACTTCATTGGAGGACTTGCATGTCACCTGTGGAGGTAATAATTTTATCACAg GAAGCTGAGGAAACCGGTGAACGAATCTCTGATTCATCGCCAGACACAGAAGATGATCAGCTACCTGCTGGCTTGGCAATGGAATTTCCCTCAACCTCACTTTCTCTCAAAGACCTTAGATCTCTCGGTTCATCTAGGAATCAAAAATACATGCAGCTTGAGGAACCTTATGACGACTCCAGTTCAGAAGCATCTACCAGTAGATCCCCAAAATCATCAGAGATAGGGGAGGTAGGGGTTGATGAAGATCGTTTGCATTCACAGTTTGAGGGATTAGACCATCAAAAACACACAGATTGCCATGAACTTTCTTCAAAATCAACCGAGCCTGAGGTATTTGTTGAGGACTCTCCGGAGGGAAACTGCATGCACAATGACCATGTGACTAATGATTCGCCATCATCCTTTCATAACACTGGCAATTGCAATAAACTTGGCGCATCAGTTGACGCGATGAACACTGCTGAAAACTTTTTGAGAGGAGTCCAAAAACATGTTATCGATTTGACATCTGATGAACATACTGCAGAGAGGACAAAGCATACATCTGACGGCATTTGA
- the LOC118036364 gene encoding uncharacterized protein isoform X2 yields MNKIDNFYFLLLSVPSLPTIFFMGSGLEGLILLYWTINCYQELNARVHYLYIWQLFSEFLKKMAIFRFWEVTNFLIFNQLSRNWFIPGEASLKRTHIQKLICEIIEDHSCTQSSDPNEQETGVEFLEEVCSAVSGPDTDMEIQISLTAKSPISVAQRRRLEELGLNSRDLLKPGTSARFFSNGNCWQTGTLHWRTCMSPVEEAEETGERISDSSPDTEDDQLPAGLAMEFPSTSLSLKDLRSLGSSRNQKYMQLEEPYDDSSSEASTSRSPKSSEIGEVGVDEDRLHSQFEGLDHQKHTDCHELSSKSTEPEVFVEDSPEGNCMHNDHVTNDSPSSFHNTGNCNKLGASVDAMNTAENFLRGVQKHVIDLTSDEHTAERTKHTSDGI; encoded by the exons ATGAATAAAATTGACAACTTCTATTTTCTCTTGCTTTCTGTTCCCTCTCTCCCTACAATTTTCTTTATGGGATCAGGACTAGAGGGCCTCATCCTGCTATACTGGACCATAAATTGTTATCAGGAATTGAATGCTCGTGTCCATTATCTTTATATTTGGCAATTGTTttctgaatttttgaaaaaaatggcaATTTTCAGATTTTGGGAAGTtacaaattttttaatctttaaccaGCTTAGTAGAAATTGGTTTATACCTGGGGAGGCCTCACTGAAAAGGACACACATCCAGAAATTGATCTGTGAAATCATTGAAGATCATTCTTGTACTCAATCTTCTGATCCAAATGAGCAAGAAACTGGAGTTGAGTTCCTTGAGGAGGTATGCAGTGCAGTATCTGGTCCTGATACTGATATGGAGATTCAGATTTCACTCACAGCAAAATCTCCAATCAGTGTTGCACAGCGACGAAGACTTGAAGAACTAGGGTTGAATTCCAGGGATTTGCTCAAACCAGGAACTAGTGCAAGGTTTTTTTCCAATGGAAATTGCTGGCAGACAGGAACACTTCATTGGAGGACTTGCATGTCACCTGTGGAG GAAGCTGAGGAAACCGGTGAACGAATCTCTGATTCATCGCCAGACACAGAAGATGATCAGCTACCTGCTGGCTTGGCAATGGAATTTCCCTCAACCTCACTTTCTCTCAAAGACCTTAGATCTCTCGGTTCATCTAGGAATCAAAAATACATGCAGCTTGAGGAACCTTATGACGACTCCAGTTCAGAAGCATCTACCAGTAGATCCCCAAAATCATCAGAGATAGGGGAGGTAGGGGTTGATGAAGATCGTTTGCATTCACAGTTTGAGGGATTAGACCATCAAAAACACACAGATTGCCATGAACTTTCTTCAAAATCAACCGAGCCTGAGGTATTTGTTGAGGACTCTCCGGAGGGAAACTGCATGCACAATGACCATGTGACTAATGATTCGCCATCATCCTTTCATAACACTGGCAATTGCAATAAACTTGGCGCATCAGTTGACGCGATGAACACTGCTGAAAACTTTTTGAGAGGAGTCCAAAAACATGTTATCGATTTGACATCTGATGAACATACTGCAGAGAGGACAAAGCATACATCTGACGGCATTTGA
- the LOC118036369 gene encoding uncharacterized protein, translated as MGDETVKNDALQIIGMFQVLPRLVVFDLDYTLWPFYCDCLSKREMPSLYPQAKGIVDALKEKGIDMAIASRSPTSDIAKTFIDKLSLKPMFVAQEIFSSWTHKTDHFQRIHSRTGIPFNSMLFFDDEDRNIQSVSKMGVTSILVGDGVNLGALRQGLTEFSQNASKSEKKDED; from the exons ATGGGAGACGAGACGGTGAAAAACGATGCTTTGCAGATTATTGGAATGTTTCAAGTGCTGCCTAGATTGGTCGTCTTCGATCTAGATTACACTCTCTGGCCTTTCTATTG CGATTGTCTCTCCAAGCGTGAAATGCCATCCTTGTATCCCCAAGCTAAAGGCATAGTAGATGCACTCAAGGAAAAGGGGATTGACATGGCCATTGCTTCTAGATCACCAACCTCAGATATTGCAAAGACATTTATTGACAAACTAAGTCTCAAGCCAATGTTTGTAGCACAG GAAATATTTTCCAGTTGGACTCACAAGACAGATCATTTCCAGAGGATTCATTCGAGGACTGGGATACCCTTTaactccatgcttttttttGATGATGAGGATAGGAACATTCAATCg GTTTCAAAAATGGGAGTGACTAGCATTCTGGTTGGTGATGGGGTCAATCTTGGAGCACTAAGACAGGGGCTCACAGAATTTTCTCAAAATGCTAGTAAATCTGAGAAGAAAGATGAAGATTGA
- the LOC118036362 gene encoding auxin-responsive protein SAUR68, whose amino-acid sequence MISAKKLIKLAKKWQKLAALRRKRIALSQMETSSCRASEMADKGHFVVYSADQKRFLLPLNYLNNKIVRELLKLAEEEFGLPTNGPLTLPCDAELIEYAVALIKQRVTRDVEKALLVSIASSRCSLSSDVHHQVTDHQLPICSF is encoded by the coding sequence ATGATCAGTGCAAAGAAGCTCATCAAACTGGCAAAGAAATGGCAGAAGCTGGCTGCTCTGAGGCGTAAAAGAATTGCTTTGTCACAAATGGAGACAAGCAGTTGTAGAGCATCAGAAATGGCTGATAAGGGCCATTTTGTTGTGTACTCAGCAGATCAGAAACGCTTTTTGCTTCCTCTGAATTATCTTAACAATAAGATTGTCAGAGAGCTACTCAAACTGGCAGAAGAGGAATTTGGACTACCTACCAATGGGCCTCTCACGTTGCCCTGCGATGCAGAGCTCATAGAATATGCAGTTGCTTTAATCAAACAGAGAGTCACAAGAGATGTAGAGAAGGCATTGTTGGTGTCCATAGCCAGCAGTCGCTGCTCGTTGTCTTCTGATGTCCATCATCAAGTAACAGACCATCAATTACCAATCTGCAGCTTCTGA
- the LOC118036363 gene encoding auxin-responsive protein SAUR68 produces the protein MISAKKLVKLAKKWQKLAALRRKRITLPQMETSSCSASEMADKGHFVVYSADHKRFLLPLSYLNNEIVRELLKLAEEEFGLPGDGPLTLPCDAELIEYAVALIKQRVTRDVEKALLVSIATSRCSLSSDVHHQVTDHQLPICSF, from the coding sequence ATGATCAGTGCAAAGAAGCTCGTTAAACTGGCAAAGAAATGGCAGAAGCTGGCTGCTCTGAGGCGTAAGAGAATCACATTGCCACAAATGGAGACAAGCAGTTGTAGCGCATCAGAAATGGCTGATAAGGGACATTTTGTTGTGTACTCGGCTGATCATAAACGCTTTTTGCTTCCTCTGAGTTATCTTAACAATGAGATTGTCAGAGAGCTGCTCAAACTGGCAGAAGAAGAGTTTGGACTGCCTGGCGATGGGCCTCTCACGTTGCCCTGCGATGCAGAGCTCATAGAATATGCAGTTGCTTTAATCAAACAGAGAGTCACGAGAGATGTAGAGAAGGCATTGTTGGTGTCCATAGCCACAAGTCGCTGCTCATTGTCTTCTGATGTCCATCATCAAGTAACAGACCATCAATTACCAATCTGCAGCTTCTGA
- the LOC118036368 gene encoding uncharacterized protein, translated as MGDETVKNDALQIIGMFQVLPRLVVFDLDYTLWPFYCECRSKREMPSLYPQAKGIVYALKEKGIDMAIASRSPTSDIAKTFIDKLSLKPMFVAQEIFSSWTHKTDHFQRIHSRTGIPFNSMLFFDDEDRNIQSVSKMGVTSILVGDGVNLGALRQGLTEFSQNASKSEKNKQRWQKYSQNPNSSEKKNED; from the exons ATGGGAGACGAGACGGTGAAAAACGATGCTTTGCAGATTATTGGAATGTTTCAAGTGCTGCCTAGATTGGTCGTCTTCGATCTAGATTACACTCTCTGGCCTTTCTATTG CGAATGTCGCTCCAAGCGTGAAATGCCATCCTTGTATCCCCAAGCTAAAGGCATAGTATATGCACTCAAGGAAAAGGGGATTGACATGGCCATTGCTTCTCGATCACCAACCTCAGATATTGCAAAGACATTTATTGACAAACTAAGTCTCAAGCCAATGTTTGTAGCACAG GAAATATTTTCCAGTTGGACTCACAAGACAGATCATTTCCAGAGGATTCATTCGAGGACTGGGATACCCTTTaactccatgcttttttttGATGATGAGGATAGGAACATTCAATCG GTTTCAAAAATGGGAGTGACTAGCATTCTGGTTGGTGATGGGGTCAATCTTGGAGCACTAAGACAGGGGCTCACAGAATTTTCTCAAAATGCTAGTAAATCTGAGAAGAACAAGCAGAGGTGGCAGAAATATTCACAAAATCCAAATTCATCtgagaagaaaaatgaagattGA